A stretch of Aureispira sp. CCB-E DNA encodes these proteins:
- a CDS encoding phosphatase PAP2 family protein, translated as MKKLLVVYLLLLSYWGSFGQDNSTTFSSPYRLSWAVDVPIITTAVGAGVTYLILDSQTPVLSESYINSLNRRDVWGVDQAATYNWSMPVARVSDVFLYTSFAVPFTLLADRKVRKDYLKIGLMYAETIALTGALTSLTKNIVRRPRPFVYNENVALHYKQEKDAQYAFFSGHTSMTAAMCFMTAKIFQDYNKGSKAIPWVWAAAATFPAVTGVLRQQAGKHFWTDVVTGYLVGAAIGFLIPELHRIDLFQKKKAVKPSVSF; from the coding sequence ATGAAAAAGTTATTGGTAGTTTACCTTCTTTTACTTAGTTATTGGGGGAGCTTTGGGCAAGATAATTCAACTACATTTTCCTCTCCATACCGTCTATCTTGGGCAGTGGATGTTCCAATTATCACTACAGCAGTAGGCGCAGGGGTAACTTATTTAATCTTGGATAGCCAAACACCTGTTTTGTCAGAAAGTTATATCAATTCTTTGAACCGAAGGGATGTGTGGGGCGTAGATCAAGCAGCGACTTATAACTGGTCGATGCCAGTGGCGAGGGTTAGCGATGTTTTTTTGTATACAAGTTTTGCGGTACCGTTTACATTGTTAGCAGATCGCAAGGTTCGCAAAGATTATTTAAAAATTGGATTGATGTATGCTGAAACGATTGCTTTGACAGGAGCTTTGACTAGTTTGACCAAAAATATCGTTAGACGTCCTCGTCCATTTGTGTACAACGAAAATGTTGCTCTGCATTATAAACAAGAAAAAGATGCCCAATATGCTTTCTTTTCTGGGCATACCTCTATGACGGCAGCAATGTGTTTTATGACGGCTAAAATTTTTCAAGATTATAACAAAGGAAGCAAAGCTATTCCTTGGGTATGGGCAGCAGCAGCTACTTTTCCTGCCGTAACAGGGGTGTTGAGGCAACAGGCAGGCAAGCATTTTTGGACAGATGTGGTAACAGGTTATTTAGTAGGGGCGGCAATTGGTTTTTTAATTCCTGAATTGCATCGAATTGATTTGTTTCAGAAAAAGAAAGCTGTTAAACCTTCTGTGAGTTTTTAA
- a CDS encoding DUF3667 domain-containing protein, whose product MKPTKHLCQSCHCLVDEGSNFCSVCGQKKITKPLSFKELVGDFFSNLFSLDSKFFRTYGGLIFSPGKLTREYTKGRRQLYYTPIRLFLFGLTIAFILLNFVLADLQKFGQDMDKNVQIELYKDSLRTQFFLAFPDSTDHQMIDSLLDQNNILKGLGNSFLSFGSDDNILMEDLYKLDGEEIINKYNIRGFFQKQFVIQLSKAIKTPGNFQIYLLSHISWIILVSIPFIALLLKSLYIRRERTYIEHIVYALHLHTFIFMACTILFIYLLINNNHLLGPILYTLIVIGVYFILSLKNAYQQSAIKTSFKVILFLLFYPLIITIALSIFLVINFFAF is encoded by the coding sequence ATGAAACCAACCAAACACTTATGCCAAAGTTGCCATTGCTTAGTTGATGAAGGCTCTAATTTTTGCAGTGTTTGTGGACAAAAAAAGATTACCAAACCACTTTCTTTTAAAGAACTAGTAGGAGATTTTTTTTCTAATTTATTTTCATTAGATTCCAAGTTTTTTCGCACATATGGTGGATTAATATTTTCTCCTGGTAAGTTAACTAGAGAATATACAAAAGGTAGACGCCAACTCTATTACACTCCCATTCGTTTATTTTTATTTGGGTTAACTATTGCCTTTATTCTGCTCAACTTTGTCCTTGCTGACCTCCAAAAATTTGGACAAGATATGGATAAGAATGTCCAGATTGAATTGTATAAAGACTCCCTTCGCACGCAATTTTTTCTTGCCTTTCCAGATTCTACTGACCACCAAATGATTGATAGTCTATTAGATCAAAACAATATATTAAAGGGACTTGGCAACTCATTTCTTTCCTTTGGGAGCGACGATAATATTCTTATGGAAGATTTATACAAGCTAGATGGGGAAGAAATTATTAACAAGTACAACATAAGAGGTTTCTTTCAAAAACAATTTGTCATACAACTATCTAAGGCAATCAAGACACCAGGAAATTTTCAAATTTACTTGCTAAGCCATATTTCTTGGATTATTTTAGTTTCCATCCCATTTATTGCGCTGCTACTAAAATCATTATACATACGACGCGAGAGAACTTATATTGAGCACATCGTATATGCATTGCACCTTCATACGTTTATCTTTATGGCTTGTACGATCTTGTTTATTTACTTATTAATTAACAACAATCACCTACTTGGTCCTATCCTATATACTTTAATTGTTATTGGCGTTTATTTTATTCTTTCGTTAAAAAACGCTTATCAACAATCAGCAATCAAAACCAGCTTCAAAGTTATTTTATTTTTATTATTTTATCCTCTTATTATTACTATTGCCCTTTCTATCTTTTTAGTAATCAACTTTTTTGCCTTTTAA
- a CDS encoding DEAD/DEAH box helicase — translation MSTFEDLGLTPNVLKALDDLGFENPTKVQEQAIPFVLESDQDLVALAQTGTGKTAAFSLPIIHKLDKKSRTIQALVLCPTRELCIQIAKDIADYTKYERGIETVSVYGGAPIDGQIRQLRKGCHIVVGTPGRVRDLIERRKLDISGINFLVLDEADEMLTMGFKDELDAILASTPEDKQGLLFSATMPREIDAIAENYMRNPEKIEVSSRNSANLDVKHVYCVARSSDRYRALKRIADISPEMYGIVFCRTRAETKEVADWLMADGYSADALHGDLSQAQRDYVMGRFRKKNIQLLVATDVAARGIDVNNLTHVLHYKIPDQLENYIHRSGRTGRAGNKGTSIALLTAKETHKIRILEKKIGQKFERRLIPTGEQVCEKRMYTTINKIATTEVDPSIEKFLPTVYEQLSNFSKEEILQKFVTLEFERFLSYYKNAPDLNITPGKEGRRSREDRRRRDRGDNSSFARFYVNVGSKHKMTAPRMIGLINDSLRVKGVEIGKIEIMKGFSFFEIDKAYEDKMLASSSKNKIAGVDVLIERTSDRREGRRDGSSRGRSGGGGKFKRNKEGKSRDGGRSGKRGKSFKSKKKRY, via the coding sequence ATGTCAACATTTGAGGATTTGGGGTTAACCCCCAATGTATTAAAAGCTCTAGATGATTTAGGATTTGAAAATCCAACAAAAGTACAAGAGCAAGCTATTCCCTTTGTCTTAGAGTCTGACCAAGATTTGGTTGCTTTGGCTCAAACAGGGACAGGCAAAACCGCCGCATTTAGCCTACCCATTATTCATAAATTAGATAAAAAATCCAGAACCATTCAGGCTTTGGTATTGTGTCCTACGCGTGAGTTGTGTATCCAAATAGCCAAAGATATTGCCGATTATACAAAATATGAAAGAGGGATTGAGACTGTTTCTGTTTATGGAGGAGCGCCAATAGATGGGCAAATTCGTCAATTGAGAAAAGGTTGTCATATTGTTGTAGGCACACCTGGGCGTGTTCGAGATCTTATTGAACGTCGCAAATTAGATATTAGTGGTATCAATTTCTTGGTGTTGGATGAAGCCGATGAAATGTTGACAATGGGTTTCAAAGATGAGTTGGATGCTATTTTGGCTTCTACTCCCGAAGACAAGCAAGGGCTATTATTCTCAGCAACCATGCCTAGAGAAATTGATGCAATTGCAGAAAATTACATGCGTAATCCCGAAAAAATTGAGGTAAGTTCAAGAAACTCTGCCAATTTAGACGTTAAACATGTTTACTGCGTTGCTCGTTCTTCGGATCGTTATCGTGCGTTAAAACGCATCGCAGATATTTCTCCTGAAATGTATGGAATCGTTTTTTGTCGTACTCGTGCAGAAACCAAAGAGGTGGCAGATTGGTTGATGGCGGATGGTTATTCAGCAGATGCGCTACATGGGGACTTGTCACAAGCTCAGCGTGATTATGTAATGGGGCGTTTCCGCAAGAAAAATATTCAATTATTGGTAGCAACTGATGTTGCTGCTCGTGGTATTGATGTGAACAACTTGACGCATGTTTTGCATTACAAAATCCCAGATCAACTTGAGAATTATATTCACAGAAGTGGTCGTACAGGACGTGCTGGAAACAAAGGAACTTCTATTGCTTTGCTAACAGCCAAAGAAACGCATAAGATTCGTATCTTAGAAAAGAAAATTGGTCAAAAATTTGAACGTCGATTGATACCCACGGGAGAGCAAGTTTGCGAAAAACGTATGTACACGACGATTAATAAGATTGCAACTACTGAAGTTGACCCTAGTATTGAGAAGTTTTTGCCAACAGTATACGAACAACTTTCAAACTTCTCAAAAGAAGAAATTCTTCAAAAATTTGTTACTCTAGAGTTTGAGCGTTTCTTGAGTTACTACAAAAATGCACCAGATCTAAACATAACACCAGGAAAAGAAGGTAGACGTTCGCGTGAAGATCGTAGAAGACGTGACCGTGGTGACAACTCTAGTTTTGCTCGTTTTTATGTCAATGTTGGGTCGAAACACAAAATGACTGCTCCTAGAATGATTGGGCTGATCAATGACAGTTTAAGAGTAAAAGGTGTTGAAATTGGAAAAATCGAAATCATGAAAGGGTTTTCCTTTTTTGAAATTGATAAGGCATACGAAGATAAGATGTTGGCTAGTTCTAGCAAAAATAAGATAGCTGGTGTTGACGTATTGATTGAGCGTACATCAGACCGAAGAGAGGGAAGAAGAGATGGTAGCAGTAGAGGTCGTTCTGGTGGCGGCGGAAAATTTAAGAGAAATAAAGAAGGGAAATCAAGAGATGGGGGAAGAAGTGGCAAACGTGGGAAGTCTTTTAAATCAAAGAAAAAACGTTATTAG
- a CDS encoding T9SS type A sorting domain-containing protein, protein MKPLFTIVMLMASASLLLAQNIDYESRITQFYGSNCGGEAGNEEHTWKGWISDNVNTAETYSGCVTRDHNGAVTHTGSWATRNRYNVTATQIRTRIDSWEDDIGDRCDFNTSFFNDDDCRANQTCTYNFTTPLEYQWTNTNRTCGTGDYNMNTFYRYRYATTSIPNAVENTAETFTTSGSRPFWGSRGAWSSVGGDCATSGTITHNQTSSFSTTVSCKSQVVFRWRVSSEANYDYLEIYVNGVRRDRISGTVGWATRTINLDFGNNTVEWRYDKDGSVSSGEDRGYVDEIRFIDATNNNPGSITGNQSICSGGNPSNFPSATAGQAYTTTLNYQWQYSNNNSTWTNIGGATGLAYDPPAGLTQTRYYRRRLLDGCGLVSYTNTVTVTVNPLPNGNLSSGAPICQGNSSTITFNPTAGAGPWDIVYNGNTLNNIAAGTNIPVTPGSTTTYTLSSITDNNGCVRTTGLGSPTTVVVNTNSTAPTIASVSGKVCPNSTIALTASGGAAGTGSNIVWYTGPNGTGTALGVGNSISVTPNSSTTYYARREGTCNTTNDDTELVTVKDFVYTPIGGTTSVGYCTDNAGWNHFYDLNDNIIFSIEGDLTGATVAPVVTITNNGSYYQTTVGAAGLCINGLSPGEEFFELPRSWNVNFLGTLNPPYNVRYYFPASEKTDLETAAANHIAANTACNYTYKYPNPNGFYWFKNEGTTYLPPLFDQPTKLSATTGTIGGINYSEITGITSFSGGAGGIALSPDTDLPVEFANFKGWNDHAVNVLQWVTETELNNERFEIERSIDPQNGFTTIGVVSGAGNSTEKLTYLFEDTAPMLGTNYYRLRQVDFDGTYTYSKIIAINVNGLKGTQVFFPNPTLGVVSYQFSSTKEETLHISIIDVLGKTVSETFYQTTPGINTKRIDLEAYPAGTYLIKVQNSTGEIMATERIVKKAP, encoded by the coding sequence ATGAAACCACTATTTACAATAGTTATGTTAATGGCTAGTGCTTCTCTCCTGCTAGCTCAAAACATTGATTATGAATCTCGAATTACACAATTCTACGGTAGCAACTGTGGCGGAGAGGCTGGCAACGAAGAACACACTTGGAAAGGATGGATTAGTGACAACGTAAATACAGCCGAAACTTACTCTGGTTGTGTTACAAGAGATCACAACGGCGCTGTGACACACACGGGTTCATGGGCTACTAGAAATCGATACAATGTCACCGCTACTCAAATTAGAACAAGAATTGATTCTTGGGAAGACGACATCGGCGATCGTTGTGATTTTAACACAAGTTTCTTCAATGATGATGACTGTCGAGCCAACCAAACTTGTACTTATAATTTTACCACCCCATTAGAATATCAATGGACCAACACAAATAGGACTTGTGGTACAGGCGATTACAATATGAATACATTTTATCGTTATCGCTATGCTACAACAAGTATTCCTAATGCTGTTGAAAACACAGCGGAAACATTCACAACTAGTGGCTCAAGACCTTTCTGGGGTTCTAGAGGTGCTTGGTCAAGTGTTGGTGGCGATTGTGCCACTTCTGGAACAATTACACACAACCAAACTTCTAGCTTTTCGACCACTGTTTCTTGCAAAAGTCAAGTCGTTTTTAGATGGAGAGTATCTTCAGAAGCCAATTATGACTATTTAGAAATTTATGTCAATGGGGTACGTAGAGACCGAATTTCAGGGACTGTCGGTTGGGCAACTAGAACCATAAATTTAGATTTTGGAAATAATACCGTAGAATGGCGTTATGACAAAGATGGCTCTGTTTCTTCAGGGGAAGATAGAGGTTATGTGGATGAAATCCGTTTTATTGACGCCACCAATAATAACCCAGGCAGCATCACAGGAAACCAAAGCATTTGTTCTGGAGGAAACCCTAGCAATTTCCCTTCTGCAACTGCGGGGCAAGCTTATACGACTACCCTTAATTATCAATGGCAATATAGTAATAACAATAGCACATGGACAAATATAGGGGGAGCAACGGGACTAGCCTACGACCCTCCTGCTGGGTTAACACAAACTCGTTATTATAGAAGACGACTTTTGGATGGTTGCGGACTGGTAAGTTATACCAATACGGTTACAGTTACGGTAAATCCATTGCCTAATGGAAACTTGTCAAGTGGTGCACCAATTTGTCAAGGCAATTCGAGTACAATTACATTCAACCCTACTGCGGGGGCAGGACCTTGGGATATTGTTTATAATGGTAATACATTAAACAATATTGCTGCTGGCACCAACATTCCTGTTACTCCAGGAAGTACAACTACCTATACATTAAGCTCTATTACTGATAACAATGGATGTGTGCGAACGACGGGATTAGGTAGTCCAACAACCGTTGTTGTAAATACCAATTCTACTGCTCCTACCATTGCTAGTGTTTCGGGCAAAGTTTGCCCTAACTCTACCATCGCCTTAACAGCCAGTGGAGGTGCGGCAGGAACTGGATCTAATATCGTTTGGTATACTGGTCCTAATGGAACGGGAACAGCGCTAGGTGTTGGAAATTCAATTAGCGTTACTCCTAATAGTTCGACAACTTACTATGCTCGTAGAGAAGGCACTTGCAATACAACCAACGATGATACCGAATTAGTAACGGTAAAAGACTTTGTCTACACTCCCATTGGTGGCACTACTTCTGTAGGTTATTGTACAGACAATGCAGGATGGAACCATTTTTATGATTTAAATGATAACATTATTTTTTCAATAGAAGGCGATTTGACAGGGGCAACTGTAGCTCCTGTTGTAACAATTACCAATAATGGTAGCTATTATCAAACTACTGTTGGAGCTGCGGGTCTTTGTATCAATGGCTTGAGTCCTGGTGAAGAATTTTTTGAATTGCCTCGCAGTTGGAATGTAAACTTCTTGGGAACCTTAAATCCTCCTTACAATGTTCGTTACTACTTCCCTGCTAGTGAAAAAACAGATTTAGAGACAGCTGCTGCCAACCATATTGCAGCGAATACAGCTTGTAATTATACCTACAAATATCCTAACCCAAATGGTTTCTATTGGTTTAAAAATGAAGGAACAACTTATCTTCCTCCTCTATTTGATCAACCAACCAAATTATCGGCAACAACAGGCACCATTGGAGGAATCAACTATTCAGAAATTACAGGTATCACCAGTTTCTCTGGTGGTGCAGGAGGAATCGCTCTATCTCCTGATACAGACTTACCAGTAGAGTTTGCCAATTTTAAAGGTTGGAACGATCATGCTGTGAATGTATTGCAATGGGTTACAGAAACGGAGCTTAACAACGAACGTTTTGAGATTGAACGTAGTATAGACCCACAAAATGGGTTTACAACAATTGGTGTAGTTAGTGGTGCTGGAAATAGCACGGAAAAATTAACTTACTTATTTGAGGATACGGCTCCTATGTTGGGAACCAATTATTACCGTTTGCGCCAAGTAGATTTTGATGGCACCTATACCTATTCAAAAATCATTGCGATCAATGTCAATGGTCTAAAGGGAACTCAGGTATTTTTCCCTAATCCAACATTGGGCGTTGTCAGTTACCAATTTAGTTCCACTAAAGAAGAAACACTTCATATCTCTATTATTGATGTGCTTGGAAAAACAGTATCAGAAACGTTTTATCAAACTACTCCTGGTATTAACACTAAAAGAATTGACTTAGAAGCTTATCCTGCGGGAACTTATTTAATCAAAGTTCAAAATAGTACAGGCGAAATTATGGCAACGGAGCGTATTGTCAAAAAAGCACCTTAA
- a CDS encoding T9SS type A sorting domain-containing protein: MKPLFTLFILIITSSLLSAQNINYESRITSFFGSSSCGNDPGNASLEEHTWHGYISDDVNTAETSSGCIQCDRNGDCARTGSYAIRNQYNVTATQIRTRIDAWEDDAGARCDFDVSGNGDDCRANQTCVYNFTNPLEYQWTNFDQTCGTSDYNMNTFYRYRYATVALSDAVENSELYTTGGNRPFWGSRGNWSNVGNDCATSGTISDNQTSSLMTTVSCKSQITFQWRVSSELGADWLEVYINGVRRDRISGIQGWTTKTINLDFGDNTIEWRYAKNGAISVGEDRGYIDQVAFVNANTINPGSISGNQTICSEGDPSNLASTNPGEIYSNTPIYQWQFSNDNSNWINIGSSNGLSYDPPSGLIQTRYYRRRLQDGCGNTAYSNTVTVTVNPLPNADLLSPPAICPGGSANVVFDAYAGTGPWDIVYNGVSLNNISSGTNINVAPASTTTYSLSSITDDNGCVRTIGFGSNAKVIVNTNSTDPTITPVSGKQCPNTTMTLSANGGTEGTGSNIQWYTGPNGTGSHIGTGNTINIVPTSTTTYYARREGTCNTTNDDSEVVDVKNYIYTPVGLTQSVDYCTDNNGWHHFFDANDDIIFSVSGDLSGATSTPTIAINNNGSYYQTTVGAVGSCANGWTPGEEFFELPRSWNVEFSGTLNPPYEVRYYFPLNEKTDVENAAINHMAINSDCNYTYKYSYPNGFYWFKNIGSTYNAPQFDEPTKLSGNNGSVNGINYSQITGITSFSGGSGAVALTPDPGLPVELTTFKGWNEKTSNVLQWMTETELNNDRFEIERSINPQEGFVKIATVDGAGTSNQPLSYLFEDQNPMLGVNYYRLRQIDFDGTYTYSNIIAIEVEGTKGKQMFFPNPTSAIVNYQLDASQEEMLSITIMDILGKTLYQTNYQITLGINTTSIDLSDYTSGTYIVKIQNNQGKVIATEKIVKHVE, translated from the coding sequence GCATGGCTACATTTCGGATGATGTTAATACTGCCGAAACTAGCTCTGGATGTATTCAATGTGACAGAAATGGTGATTGCGCCCGTACAGGCAGTTACGCTATTCGCAACCAATATAACGTTACTGCTACACAAATTCGAACTCGTATTGACGCTTGGGAAGACGATGCTGGTGCTCGTTGTGATTTTGATGTAAGTGGAAATGGTGATGATTGCCGAGCCAATCAAACTTGTGTATATAATTTCACTAATCCTCTTGAGTATCAATGGACCAACTTCGACCAGACTTGTGGAACAAGTGATTATAACATGAATACATTCTATCGTTATCGTTATGCTACGGTTGCTCTTTCTGATGCTGTTGAAAATTCGGAATTATACACTACAGGAGGAAATCGTCCTTTTTGGGGCTCACGAGGCAATTGGTCTAATGTAGGTAACGACTGTGCTACTTCTGGTACTATCTCTGACAATCAGACATCTAGTTTAATGACAACGGTTAGTTGTAAAAGTCAAATTACGTTTCAATGGAGAGTTTCCTCTGAATTAGGTGCTGACTGGTTAGAAGTCTACATCAATGGTGTTCGCAGAGATAGAATATCGGGTATACAAGGATGGACAACAAAAACAATTAATTTAGATTTTGGAGATAATACAATAGAATGGAGATATGCTAAAAATGGAGCTATTTCTGTCGGCGAAGATAGAGGCTATATTGATCAAGTAGCGTTTGTCAATGCCAACACCATTAATCCAGGTAGTATCTCTGGTAATCAAACTATTTGTTCTGAAGGAGACCCTAGTAATTTGGCTTCTACTAATCCAGGAGAAATCTATTCCAATACCCCAATCTATCAGTGGCAATTTAGCAACGATAATTCTAATTGGATTAATATAGGTAGCTCTAATGGATTGAGTTACGATCCACCTAGTGGCTTGATTCAAACTCGTTATTATAGAAGACGTTTGCAAGATGGATGTGGAAACACAGCTTACTCTAATACGGTAACGGTTACTGTCAATCCTCTGCCCAATGCCGATTTGTTAAGCCCGCCTGCTATCTGCCCTGGAGGTTCTGCTAACGTTGTTTTTGATGCTTATGCTGGTACAGGACCTTGGGATATTGTTTACAATGGAGTTAGCTTAAATAATATTTCTTCTGGAACAAATATTAACGTTGCTCCAGCCAGTACAACTACTTATAGTCTAAGTTCTATTACGGATGACAATGGTTGCGTTAGGACAATTGGTTTTGGTTCCAATGCCAAAGTTATTGTTAATACAAATTCAACCGATCCAACCATTACCCCCGTTTCTGGCAAACAATGCCCCAACACAACCATGACCTTGTCTGCGAATGGAGGAACCGAAGGTACAGGCTCTAACATCCAATGGTACACAGGTCCCAATGGGACAGGCAGTCATATCGGAACGGGTAACACTATTAATATTGTTCCAACTAGTACAACTACTTACTACGCTCGTCGTGAAGGAACATGCAACACAACAAATGACGATTCAGAAGTTGTTGATGTAAAAAACTATATCTATACTCCTGTAGGCTTAACACAATCTGTCGATTATTGTACGGATAATAATGGCTGGCATCACTTCTTTGATGCGAATGACGACATTATTTTCTCTGTCAGTGGCGACTTATCTGGAGCAACGTCAACGCCTACTATTGCCATTAACAACAATGGCAGTTACTATCAAACGACAGTTGGTGCTGTTGGTTCTTGTGCCAATGGTTGGACACCAGGAGAAGAATTTTTTGAATTGCCTCGTAGTTGGAATGTTGAGTTTTCAGGAACATTAAATCCTCCTTACGAGGTACGCTATTATTTTCCTCTCAACGAAAAAACAGACGTAGAGAATGCTGCAATCAATCATATGGCAATAAATTCAGATTGTAATTATACCTACAAGTATTCTTATCCCAATGGCTTTTATTGGTTCAAAAATATTGGTTCTACTTACAATGCCCCTCAATTTGATGAGCCGACAAAACTATCAGGCAACAATGGTAGTGTCAATGGCATTAATTATTCACAAATAACAGGTATTACAAGCTTCTCTGGAGGATCAGGTGCTGTTGCGTTAACGCCAGATCCAGGTTTGCCTGTTGAATTAACAACCTTTAAAGGTTGGAACGAGAAAACTTCTAATGTTTTACAATGGATGACAGAAACAGAGCTAAACAATGACCGTTTTGAAATTGAGCGCAGCATCAATCCACAAGAAGGATTTGTAAAAATTGCTACGGTTGATGGAGCAGGAACAAGCAACCAACCTCTTAGCTACTTATTTGAAGATCAAAATCCTATGTTAGGGGTTAATTATTACCGATTACGACAAATAGACTTTGATGGTACTTATACCTATTCTAATATTATCGCTATTGAGGTTGAAGGTACAAAAGGCAAACAAATGTTTTTCCCTAACCCAACATCAGCTATAGTTAATTATCAATTAGATGCCAGCCAAGAAGAAATGTTATCCATTACAATTATGGACATTCTAGGAAAAACATTGTATCAAACAAATTATCAAATCACACTAGGTATTAACACGACTTCGATTGACTTGAGCGATTATACTTCTGGCACTTATATTGTCAAAATTCAAAACAATCAAGGCAAGGTAATTGCAACAGAAAAAATTGTAAAACACGTAGAGTAA